A part of Aegilops tauschii subsp. strangulata cultivar AL8/78 chromosome 2, Aet v6.0, whole genome shotgun sequence genomic DNA contains:
- the LOC109758027 gene encoding uncharacterized protein, giving the protein MAPERSGSKKQELNSQKKLEKKLSFYTKVKDAVTSLQAKKAISKKKKQRSRQKKLKAYDLSALSEFLPQTASSQQQTEVKLNRKSKQALVQRESAQLNAVLNNAQFQLDPLAAIHQHLVSTQPPSSVKDDESAKNAKISRKDKKRKKKKKNALSTPQSMDI; this is encoded by the exons ATGGCCCCAGAAAG GAGTGGGTCTAAGAAGCAGGAGCTCAACTCTCAGAAAAAGCTAGAGAAGAAGCTCAGCTTCTATACAA AAGTGAAAGATGCGGTTACCTCCCTACAGGCCAAAAAGGCTATCAGTAAG AAAAAGAAACAGAGGAGCCGTCAGAAGAAACTGAAAGCATATGATCTGTCAGCACTTTCTGAGTTCCTTCCACAAACAGCCAGCTCCCAGCAGCAGACGGAAGTAAAGCTTAACCGCAAATCGAAGCAGGCTTTAGT GCAGCGAGAGTCTGCTCAACTGAATGCTGTACTGAACAATGCTCAGTTCCAGCTAGACCCATTGGCTGCAATTCATCAGCATCTGGTATCAACACAACCTCCTTCTTCCGTGAAAGACGACGAATCTGCAAAGAACGCGAAGATATCTAGGAAGGacaagaaaaggaaaaagaagaagaaaaatgctTTGTCGACCCCTCAGTCGATGGATATCTGA